The following is a genomic window from Antechinus flavipes isolate AdamAnt ecotype Samford, QLD, Australia chromosome 3, AdamAnt_v2, whole genome shotgun sequence.
gtataaaCCCTAAAATCTAGGAAAATAAAAGTGCTaacaccaagagaaagaaaaagaaaatcagtcaaTTCTGAGATATTTTACAGTTCTTAAAAGTCTTGTAATcaagactacacacacacacacacacacacacacacacacacgtgtgtgtgtgtgtgtgtgtgtgtgtgtgtgtgtatggtgactatttttcaactctaaataaaagagattaaattgGGAAAAAGCTTCAGAGTCTGTGGATTGTGACCCATTATAGGATTGTATAACTTAATGTGGGGGTTGCGAAAATTTTGGCTATAGTAAAAGATATCACATTTTATGCTATGATTTTattcttcatgtaaaaataaacaagtatatccatctcattaatatgcaaatttgctttcatctttcaaaatggtaaaattacatgtataccaaaaaattgttttaaaataaatttctttatgattttttatcagtgaatatttgatttatatacttgttttatatatctaaacATCCAGAGTTATGCAAAATTTTGAGGGGCAAAAAGAggttgtgagagaaaaaaatttggttagttgattattgtccttcattcttaaagaggaccaaaatgatatcattatgcTAGAGTTGAGTTATAGTGTGTCTAACTGTGACTTATCAAATCATTATagtttggaatgctctgccacaggttggacacaaatagtccttatgaacatttggggtagattctaTAACTTTGTGTAccttgtgtttcttttgagctaattcaattcttctttgatcatataGCACCACATCTTCACTGATGAGGGCACACCCCATCCTGCGTAGTCCTGTGCCAATTTCTcccatgttttaaaattaattctaaaggtttttttttttttccccaaaggattACTGAATACTTTTATTTTGCACAGAGAAGCCAATAAGGATCTGCCTGTGGGCTTGTTGGGGCTGCATCACAAACAGATGGCTCCACATATCAACATGGAAAGGGTGagaacaagtcactttaacccatTCACAAGACAATAAGGCCTTCTGACAGAGGTGCATATGATCAGGAACAGTGTCTGATAAGACAGTTCTAAGGAAGCAGTGAGAACTTCACAGAGaggtggaggggagagggaagttaCATAGCAAAGACCCCTGCCCCCAGAACAAAACCGGTCTAGTACTTGGCGCTACCCACTCGCAAGACAGAAGCAGACTTCTATGGAGGTGACTGGAGCCTGCTAGCTTTTAGCTCAGAGGCTTCCCTACCAAACAGTTTAGTTGGCCTGAGgatttctgaagttccttctagcAAACCTAGCCTTGCTGCCCAGCTCTTCCTCGATTCTAAGAATCTGTTTATACTTAGCTAGACGCTCAGATCGGCAAGAGGCACCAGTCTTGATCTGCCCAGGACAGAGACCCACCACCAGGTCTGCAATGAAGGTGCCTTTAGTCTCTCCAGAATGATGGGAAACCATTACTCCCTACCCATTGGATTGTGCCAGCTTGCACTCCTGGAGAGACTTGGTCATGGAGCCAATCTGGTTCACTTTGAGGAGGAGGCAGTTGCAGGCTTTCTCATTTATAGCTTTTTCAATGCGCTTGGGATTGGTCACTGTGAGATCATCCCCTACCACCTGGATGCCTGCAGCGGCAGTGAAATCCTCCCATGCCTCCCAATCATCCTGGTCAAAGGGATCTTCAATGGACACCACTGGATAGTTCTTGATGAAGGTCTTGTAGAGATTCCCGAGCTCAGAAGGAGAGATGTATTGGTTGGGATCATCAGGAAACTTGAAGTCCAAGTCATATTTCCCAGAGCGGAAGAATGCTGAGGCAGCCATGTCCATGCCAATCACAACCTTATCAGTATAACCGGCTTTACCAATGGCTTCTTTCAGCAACTCCAGAGCTTCTTTATTCTCTAGGATGTTAGGAGCAAAGCCACCCTCGTCCCCTATGTTAGTGTCATCCTGTCTATATTTCTGCTTAATCACATTCTTCAAGTTGGGGTAGATCTCAGTCCCAATGCGCAAAGCCTCCTTGAAAGTTGTTGCTCTAACAGGGAGAATCATGAACTCCTGCATGGCCAGCTTGTTACCAGCATGGGAACCACCATTGATCACATTGAAGGCTGGAACTGGAAGGATGACTTCACTATTGCCTGCAAGGTCAGCAATATGGCGACACAGGGAGACACCTTTCTCAGCAGCTCCAGCCTTACAAACAGCCAGAGACACTTTCAATATGGCATTTGCACcaaatttagatttatttttggaGCTGTCCATCTCTATCATCAACTTATTGATTTTCTCCTGTCCCACAACATTCAGTTTCTTTCTAACCAGACTCGGGTCAATAGTTTTATTGATGAGCTCAACTGTTTTTGAGACACCTTTCCCCATATAGCGGGTCTTATCATTGTCCCGGAGTTCCAGGGCTTCATGGATACCAGTGAAAGCACCACTGGGCACAGCAGATTGAAAGAGACCTTTTCCATTGAAGAGATCAACTTCAACAGTGGGGTTTCCACGAGAGTCGAAGATCTCTCTGGCGTGGATCTTAAAGATAGGCATGTTGAATTTCTGGACAAGATTTCCTCTGCTGGGGTCAGAGAGCAGAGCCTGAGGCcaattctgaagttcttaagagagactttgagagtgttcttgtatcactttttctgaacACCTTGTAATACTTGATCtatgtgagttcttcataaaatagtctttttggcaagtatacatttggcatttgaaaaaTATGGCCAGCCCAATAGAGTTGTACTTTCTGTAGCAAAGttgaaatatttatcaatttagtTTGACAAATGACCTcaatgtctggtatcttatcctgccaagtAATCTCCagtattttcccccaaaaaaccttCAAATTCAAGTGATTCAGTTTCGTGGTATATTGTCCAGGTTTTGtagacatacaacaatgaggtcaacacaacagctctgtagactTTCAGCTTGGTAATCAGTCATATACATCTCTTCTTCtatactttcctttggagcctccaaGACATTGAGTTAACTTTGGCAATACATGTGTCAACCTCGTTATTAATGTGGACATTCATGGAAAGTATATTTCCAAGGTAAGAGAAAAGACTACAAGCCAAAAATAAAGTGATGACAATgttaatgtatgattttttatTTGCAGATGGAGTGTAACCTCAATGCAtactctgaagctgagatgcaacaaagtatgaatcaattctctgctgcttgtgatAATTTTGACCCAAAAATCGAcatcaagaaaacacagataCTTTCTGTGGCCTCCTATGCCCTGTCAAATCAACagtaagcctctaaactggttttggagtcaaagaacccacaaatatttggagtacaacacatttccagaagaagataccttggaagaacttcagaacaggtctgtttcaaacaggcAGGGGGACAATCTACAGAGCCCAGACCATAGCACAGGGAGACATGGGCAAGGAGATGAAGTGGGGAGTTAGAGCATTACAGCTTCTATGCACCTGGGAATCCTCTttgagcctcttaggctactaTGTCCTGATTgaaagcaggtggtttggcagatttacTACAAAAGGCAAGTTGTACACCAATGAGCCCCAGAAGAAGTGGGGGGTAGGATTATCTGGCACCAGAAATcagtcagcagaactgccccagggcaaactaaagtagTTGTCACTCCTTTTCATGAAGAGCAGAACTCAAACCTTaaacaaatgagcaaaaaaacccaaaaagaactctcaccatagacagcttttatggaaagagagaaaaatagacccCAAAACCTGAGGTTCTTAAAGGCACATTaactccagatgaatccccaaagggaaAGATAACTTGTTTTACTTTATAGAGAAgttggaagggaaaggggaaaagaaagggaaagactaatagaagggaaaacagaagcattaggggaaaaatgtaaagaaaggggagggctgtttgaagGAGATagtgatcaaaagcaaaatactggggagaagggaagggggataggaaagaaaaaagcacaagTTAGGATAAATAAGGTGTCaagaatacagaattagtcattttaactatgaatgtgaatgggatgaatctcccataaaacagaagctgatagcagactggattaaaaaccagaatcctacaataagtagtttacaagaaacatatttaaagcagagtgatacatacagagtgaaggtaaagggctggagcagaatctactatgcttcaggtgaagaataaaaagcagggatagcaatcctgatctcagatcaagtaaaagcaaagatagatctaattaaaaaaaataagaaaaggaaattatattttactaaagagtactatagataatgaagcagtatcaatactaaacatatatacaattggtatagcatccaaattccttgaggagaaattaagaaagatgcAAGAAGACAggatagacagcaaaactatacctttgagggatctcaaccttactctctaaaaattagataattgaatcacaaaataaataagaaagaagttaaggaggtaaacaaaatgttacaaaagttaggtgtgatagatttttggagaaaattgaatggagatataaaggaatataatttttttctgagtgatttatggaacctatgcaaaaattgaccatgtattggggcataaaaaaactcaaaatcaaatgcagaaaggcagaaagagtaaattcatttttcagatcataatgcaataaaaataacatgcaaTATAAGACCAGGCAAAAATAGACCAAATATTAATTGGCTATTAAAtcatctaatcctaaagaatataagagtgaaacaaaaatcataaacataatcaacaacttcatccaagagaatgacaataatgaggcaataATGGCAATACCAAAATTTGCAGTATGCTGCTAATGCACTtattaaggggaaatttttatatgtctaaatgcttacttgaataaaataaagaaagagaagatcaatgaactgggcttaccactaacaaagataaaaaaaaagaacaaattaaaaaccctcaattaaatacaaaatttgaaattctgaaaataaaaggggagattaataaaacttaacataagaaaactgttgaattaataaataaaactatgagttggttttatgaaaaaatcaacaaaatattcagttaatttgatttgagaaaagaaaggagaaaatcaaattgttagtctcaaaaatgaaaagggagaactttacactagagcaataatgaggaattattttacccaactatatgccaacaaatttgataatctaagtaaaatggagtaatatctacaaaaatataaactgcacaggttaacagaagagggaaTAAACGATTTAAATaaatccattttagaaaaaagaaatagagcaagctattaatcaactcccaaagaataaatctccagggccagatggatttatatgtgaattctatcaaacatttaaaaaacaatattccaatactatataaactatttgaaaaagtagtggggaaaggagttctaccaaattccttttatggcacagatatAGTTCTAATAGCTAAACCAGATagggagaaaacagagaaagaaaattatagaccaatttcccttattaatattgatgcaaaaatcttaaataaaatattaacaatgagATTTCAGAAAGTCACCCCCAGGAGAATACATTATGACCTtttaggatttataccaggaatgcagggctgtttgAATATTAGggaaacaattagcataattaactatatcaataaccaaattgacaaaaatcatatgattatctcaatagatttcaataaaaaaagcatttgataaaatccaacatccattcctattaaaaacacttgagagtataggaataaatggacatttccCTAAAATagtattatctatttaaaattacCAGCAAGCATCCtttgtaatggggacaaactagaatcattcccagtaagatcaggagtaaaacaaggttgcccactatcaccattactatacaatattgcattagaaatattagttttggcaataagagaagaaaaagagatgaaaagaattagagtaggtaatgaagaaaccaaattatcactctttgcacataatatgatgatatacttagggaACCCAAAAGAATccactaaaaaactactagaaactcttggaatacacaggagagctGTTAGAAATagacaggagccacctgacagtggttgctggagatccaactcagaatggatctcctcttgtgagagagtgatacaaagaaactgagaggcagttgctgttctctgacatCTCTGACTGAGAAGCCATTGtgttatctgacctctctcctcttccttcagcctccaattTTTCTTATTCCCAGTCtgtaacacctgtgtcagcaaaggctgcattgcaactccttcagatgttatgatccacagctgtggaggctcttggagaattgatctgTCCTTTaacaatttcccatttttttttgttttttgctgttatttttcccCCCATAGCATGGTCCGCACACTAAGGAATGCAAGCAACACTATCACTCCTGGATGGTTGTAGCAGGTGTTGATTGAGGCAAACTTTCAAAGGTAGAAGAGGATTGTAGTCAGAACatgcatttaagtctctcatcagtctcctgatGTGGCCCTTTGAcatgttggcccatttaattactttgactaaaaaaagtcttactggggctcttcttccttaactctaGAAGGATCCATCTCATGAACAGCTCTGGTTCTTCTTGAAATTCTTATGCTTCTTATATCTCATGTTCGGGTGCCATATGTAGCaatacatgggagagctgttggagatacatgggagccacctgacagtggctccTGGAgttccaacccagaatggatctccttttgtgagaggatgatacaaggagactgagaggcagttgctattctctgacctcttgGCCGAGAGGCTGTTGCGTtatctgatctctctcctcttgcctttgtctccaatttatctcattcccagtctgcaacaactgtatcagcaaaggctgccttttaactccttcagatgctatgatccacagctgtggaggctctcagagaattgacctgtcccttaacaagaaacaattcacaactttagaaaagttgtagaatacaaaataaatccacataaatcattgatatttttatatattaccaacaaagtccagcagcaagagatacaaaaagaaattccattcaaaataactgtcgatagtataaaatatttggaaatctatctgccaatggaaagtcaggaactatatgaacacaactacaaaacactttctatgtaaataaagtcagacctaatcacctggaaaaaaatattaagtgctcataggtaagctgagcaaatataataagaatgacaatactacctaaattaacctacttatttagtgccatgccaatcaaattcccaagaaatcattttatagacctagaaaaaataataacaatgctcacctggaagaacaaaagattgagaatttcaagggaattaatgaaaaaaaaatgcaaatgaagttgCCTATCTGTGCCAGACCTacaactatgttataaagcaccagtaatcaaaaccatttggtactggctaaagaatagaatagttgatcagtggattaGGTTAGGattacagaacaaaataatcaataactatagcaatctaatgtttgacaaactcaaagaccccagttttggggataagaattcactatttgacaaaaactgctaagaaaattggaaactagtatggaagaaacttggcattgacccacacttaacaccacataccaagataacattgaaatgggttcatgatttagacataaaaagtgataatataagcaaattagaagaatgtagaatagtttacctttcaaatctgtggagaaagaaggaatttttgtccaaagaagaactggaactcataattgaacaccaagtagctaattttgattatattattaaaaagggctttgtacaaacaaaactaatacaaacaagattagaatggaaacaataaattggggaaatatttttacatttaatggttctgataaatgcccatttctaaaatatatcgagaattgactcaaatttataaaaattcaagccaatctccaattggtaaatggtcaaagaatatgaacagactattttcagatgaagaaaataaaaccatttctaatcacatgaaaaagtgctctaaatcactattgatcagagaaatgcaaattaagaccactttgagatactactacatacctctcagattgcctaaggtgacagggaaagataatgtcaaatgttggagagagtgtgggaaaactgggatgctgatatgttattggtggagttgtgaactaatccaaccattatggagaacaatttgaaactatatccaaagggttatcaaatgtgtatactctttgatcaatcaatgtttctactgggcttgtatcccaaagaaatcttaaaagcaggaaagggacccacccacatgtgcaaaaatgtttgtggcagccctttttgtagtagcaagaaactagaaaatgagttgatgcccatcaattggagaatgactgaataaattatggtatatgaatgttatgggatattattgttctgtaggaaagaTCAGGATGATTTTCGAGatgtctggagagacttacgtgaactgatgttaagtgaaatgagcagaaccagaagtacatggcaacatcaatattataggacaataaattctgatgaatgcgactctttccaaaaatgagatgattgatgccagttccaatgatcttgtgatgaagatagccaaactgaatgtagatcataacataacattctcactctttttgttgttgttcacttgcaatttgttttcttactcatcttctttccttttggatttgatttttcttgtaaagcaAGAGAATTGTtactacatatattgtatttaacatatatttaacatgtataacagattgtattgcttgccatctgggggtgtgAGTAAGGGAAAAGAGGGGataatctgaaacacaaggctaggcaagggtcaatgatgaaaaattatccatgcaggtatttaaaaaatttttaaataaatttaaaatttaaaaaatttttaaatagttttttatttacaagttatatgcatgggtaattttacagcattgacaattgccaaaccttttgttccaatttttcccctccttccccccactccctcccctagatggcagaatgaccagtagatgttaaatatattaaaatataaattaaatacaaaataagtacatgaccaaaccattattttgctgtgcaaaaagaatcggactctgaaatattgtacaattagcctgtgaaggaaatctaaaatgccggcaggcaaaaatattgggattgggaattcaacgtaatggttcttagtcatctcccaga
Proteins encoded in this region:
- the LOC127557899 gene encoding LOW QUALITY PROTEIN: alpha-enolase-like (The sequence of the model RefSeq protein was modified relative to this genomic sequence to represent the inferred CDS: substituted 1 base at 1 genomic stop codon), translating into MPIFKIHAREIFDSRGNPTVEVDLFNGKGLFQSAVPSGAFTGIHEALELRDNDKTRYMGKGVSKTVELINKTIDPSLVRKKLNVVGQEKINKLMIEMDSSKNKSKFGANAILKVSLAVCKAGAAEKGVSLCRHIADLAGNSEVILPVPAFNVINGGSHAGNKLAMQEFMILPVRATTFKEALRIGTEIYPNLKNVIKQKYRQDDTNIGDEGGFAPNILENKEALELLKEAIGKAGYTDKVVIGMDMAASAFFRSGKYDLDFKFPDDPNQYISPSELGNLYKTFIKNYPVVSIEDPFDQDDWEAWEDFTAAAGIQVVGDDLTVTNPKRIEKAINEKACNCLLLKVNQIGSMTKSLQECKLAQSNGXGVMVSHHSGETKGTFIADLVVGLCPGQIKTGASCRSERLAKYKQILRIEEELGSKARFARRNFRNPQAN